A genome region from Glycine max cultivar Williams 82 chromosome 5, Glycine_max_v4.0, whole genome shotgun sequence includes the following:
- the LOC100783711 gene encoding TLC domain-containing protein At5g14285, producing MKFQNIVLDFNAAYFVVDLLHLVAFFNGAGDLPFVLHQLATLVVLLTCRHATVHGVVTVLALLALAEATSALQNAWALGCARRRSDSSSVHARVAERACDAVSVSFYGMYSVVQGLLRPYVVFRMVFYSRGGAEGAIATWIWVSWVVVVSMAIAGSIVWVSNLWIEVQRERSRKVEQKIR from the coding sequence ATGAAATTCCAGAACATCGTGCTGGACTTCAACGCCGCCTACTTCGTCGTTGACCTTCTCCACCTCGTCGCCTTCTTCAATGGCGCCGGGGACCTCCCCTTCGTCCTCCACCAACTCGCCACACTCGTCGTGCTCCTCACGTGCCGCCACGCAACGGTCCATGGGGTCGTCACGGTGCTCGCCCTCCTCGCCCTTGCCGAGGCCACCAGCGCGTTGCAAAACGCGTGGGCGCTGGGGTGTGCGCGGAGGAGGAGTGACTCCTCGTCTGTGCACGCACGGGTCGCGGAAAGGGCGTGCGACGCCGTGTCAGTGTCGTTTTATGGTATGTATTCGGTGGTGCAAGGTTTGTTGCGGCCTTACGTTGTTTTCAGAATGGTGTTTTATTCGCGTGGAGGCGCTGAGGGTGCTATTGCCACGTGGATTTGGGTTTCTTGGGTTGTTGTGGTGTCCATGGCCATTGCTGGGAGCATTGTGTGGGTTTCGAATCTATGGATTGAAGTGCAAAGAGAAAGGTCGAGGAAAGTTGAGCAGAAAATTAGGTAG